One Chloroflexota bacterium DNA segment encodes these proteins:
- a CDS encoding sodium:calcium antiporter → MVWIKLILCIVVIFISGRKVARYGDIIAEKTGLGGIWIGLILIAALTSMPELFTGVSAVTLVDAPGLTIGNLLGANMFNLFNLALLDMFHRNGSILAIVGKTHRLTGIFSLIMVVFVAIFILISNRFHIMDIGWIGWYTPFIILLYVIFARIIYRYEQRHPSLKETEFEYADKSLRHVYLYFSIAAAFIIGAGIWLPFIGDEIAAIYGWGQGFVGSLFLAFTTTLPEITVSFAAMRMGANDLAVANLIGSNLFNLTIIPLDDLLYVKGPILAAVSETHLVTAFTVVLMTIVFIIGLSHRHQRLFRLSWWNVTLFLLFLLGAYYSFQLA, encoded by the coding sequence TTGGTCTGGATTAAACTTATCCTCTGTATAGTCGTTATTTTTATCTCCGGAAGAAAAGTCGCTCGATATGGTGACATAATTGCCGAAAAAACCGGACTCGGTGGCATCTGGATAGGCCTTATTCTCATTGCGGCGCTGACCTCGATGCCCGAGCTTTTCACTGGGGTAAGCGCGGTAACGCTGGTCGATGCTCCCGGTTTGACCATCGGCAACCTTCTCGGCGCCAACATGTTCAATCTGTTCAACCTGGCACTTCTTGACATGTTTCACCGCAACGGTTCCATTCTGGCTATCGTGGGCAAGACGCATCGTCTGACCGGGATATTCAGCCTGATAATGGTTGTCTTCGTTGCCATCTTCATCCTGATAAGCAATAGATTCCATATCATGGACATAGGCTGGATTGGCTGGTATACGCCCTTTATCATTCTGTTGTACGTCATTTTCGCCCGCATAATATACCGTTACGAGCAGCGCCACCCGTCTCTGAAGGAGACGGAATTCGAGTACGCTGATAAGTCTTTAAGGCACGTTTATCTCTATTTCTCAATAGCCGCCGCCTTCATCATCGGTGCCGGCATCTGGCTCCCCTTCATCGGTGATGAGATTGCTGCGATTTACGGATGGGGGCAGGGCTTTGTGGGCAGCCTCTTCCTCGCCTTCACCACCACCCTGCCCGAAATAACCGTTTCCTTTGCCGCTATGAGAATGGGGGCCAACGACCTGGCCGTGGCCAATCTGATTGGCAGCAACCTGTTCAATTTGACCATTATCCCCCTCGATGACCTGCTCTATGTCAAAGGACCTATACTGGCTGCGGTCTCTGAGACCCACCTCGTCACTGCTTTCACGGTGGTGCTCATGACCATCGTCTTCATCATCGGGCTGAGCCACCGACACCAGCGCCTTTTCCGGTTGAGCTGGTGGAATGTTACTCTGTTTCTGCTCTTCCTTCTTGGTGCTTACTACAGCTTTCAGCTGGCTTGA
- a CDS encoding Na(+)/H(+) antiporter subunit D: MSNFPLAIIYVVGAMLLPLLPRQLRSVFYVLISIVAFVFLINLEVGASLSLPFLNYDLMVCRVDRLSMAFGYVFVIMGFLGSIYGYHVKDNLQQVTSLLYVGSSLGVVFAGDLFTLLFFWEIMAVSSLFLIWARRTLGARKAGFRYLLVHAFGGSILMAGILLHLQQTGSLLFTHFDSGIASYLILLAFALNAAVPPLNGWLPDSYPEGTVAGSVFLSAFTTKVAVYALARGFAGLELLMWAGAIMAVYGVVFAFLANDGRRLLSYHIISQVGYMVCGVGIGTAVAVNGAIAHAFAHILYKGLLFMGMGTVLYATGRNKMTELGGLFKKMWPTLIFFMVGAFSISGVPLFSGFVSKSMVVYAAELEHFGIIVLLLSLASIGTFLSIGLKLPYFTWFSTDRNLKPEPVPPGMYIGMGLTSAICIAIGVYPALLYNLLPFAVHYQPYTSSHLIETMQLLIFTGLAFWLVLKSLHVKDTITLDTDWFYRRPSRIAFKVFSVSISELFEAVERLSLRLARYMVKLGDNPAGYFVVGVKNASHVLLRTEKPAPEPSTFNPDRYRIPLGVMVLVVLLFLIVLLAWDFLF; this comes from the coding sequence ATGAGTAATTTCCCACTGGCGATTATATATGTTGTCGGGGCGATGTTGCTGCCATTACTGCCGCGGCAGTTGCGTTCAGTTTTCTACGTATTAATTTCAATCGTCGCATTTGTATTCCTGATAAATCTGGAAGTCGGGGCCAGCCTGAGCTTGCCCTTCCTCAACTATGACCTGATGGTCTGCCGGGTGGACCGGCTCAGTATGGCTTTCGGGTATGTCTTTGTCATCATGGGGTTCCTCGGGAGCATCTATGGCTACCATGTGAAAGATAACCTGCAGCAGGTGACATCGTTGCTATACGTGGGGAGTTCGCTGGGGGTGGTCTTTGCCGGCGACCTGTTCACGCTCCTTTTCTTCTGGGAAATCATGGCCGTTTCCTCGCTCTTCCTCATCTGGGCGAGACGTACACTGGGGGCAAGAAAGGCCGGATTTCGTTACCTGCTGGTACACGCCTTCGGCGGCAGCATCCTCATGGCCGGTATCCTCCTGCATTTGCAGCAAACCGGCTCTCTCCTGTTCACGCACTTTGATAGCGGTATTGCTTCATATCTTATCCTTCTCGCGTTTGCCCTCAACGCGGCCGTACCACCTTTGAACGGCTGGCTGCCTGACTCCTATCCAGAAGGGACGGTTGCCGGCAGCGTTTTTCTCAGCGCCTTCACCACCAAGGTAGCCGTTTACGCCCTTGCCCGCGGCTTTGCCGGCCTGGAATTACTGATGTGGGCGGGCGCTATCATGGCGGTCTATGGCGTTGTTTTCGCGTTTCTGGCCAATGACGGGCGGCGACTCCTCTCCTACCATATCATCAGCCAGGTTGGCTACATGGTCTGCGGCGTTGGTATCGGCACTGCCGTGGCAGTAAATGGTGCTATCGCCCATGCCTTCGCCCATATTCTCTATAAAGGCCTGCTGTTCATGGGTATGGGAACCGTCCTCTATGCCACCGGACGCAACAAGATGACCGAACTGGGTGGCCTGTTCAAGAAAATGTGGCCCACCCTGATATTTTTCATGGTCGGGGCCTTTTCCATTTCCGGCGTCCCGCTTTTCAGCGGCTTTGTCAGCAAATCAATGGTAGTATATGCCGCCGAACTGGAGCATTTTGGTATCATAGTACTCCTGCTCAGCCTGGCCTCCATCGGCACCTTCCTCTCCATTGGGCTGAAGCTGCCGTACTTCACCTGGTTCAGCACCGACCGCAACCTCAAGCCCGAACCGGTGCCACCGGGAATGTATATAGGGATGGGGCTGACATCGGCAATCTGTATTGCCATCGGCGTTTACCCGGCACTGCTCTACAATCTCCTCCCCTTTGCGGTGCATTACCAGCCCTATACCTCCTCACACTTAATCGAAACGATGCAGTTGCTCATATTCACCGGGCTTGCCTTCTGGCTGGTGTTGAAAAGCCTCCACGTTAAGGATACGATTACACTGGACACAGACTGGTTCTACCGCAGGCCATCACGTATCGCTTTCAAGGTATTTAGCGTGTCCATCAGCGAGCTCTTTGAGGCTGTAGAACGTCTTTCACTTCGCCTTGCCCGGTATATGGTCAAGCTGGGCGACAACCCTGCCGGCTATTTCGTCGTCGGAGTTAAAAATGCCAGCCATGTTCTACTGCGCACCGAGAAGCCAGCTCCTGAACCGTCGACATTCAACCCTGACCGCTACCGGATACCGCTGGGAGTCATGGTGCTGGTCGTGCTCCTCTTCCTTATTGTCTTACTCGCCTGGGACTTTCTGTTTTAG